The genomic segment ctctctcttagagtaaaaattgatgacttcggggtgtagaccaccacgggggccatcaagtggacttctgggagagatactgcacaggacacggaaaacatctaaagaagaataactgggggactacatatggtgccagtaatcatgacacaataatatgagctggtgatattacctatacaaaaaaaaaaaaaaaaaaaattataaaaaaatattggtgtgtgaagtgtaatacctagttagaaaaacagaatcaaattcatcattataacccccctctgcattaccctgtttattatttttcaagcaagcactttgttctaattcgtccactctctggcgtgctccttgtataaggggtttgggataccctttttgtttaaaacgatcctccaggttctctagttgttgtaggtatttttgtgtggaagaacaattccttcggattcttttcatttgaccgaatggaatgttcttcttccattatttaagatggcaactgttaaagtcgaggtatctgtttgcattcacctccttaaaatagttggcagtatgtgaacagccatcctgaatatagatatttaaatccaggaactcacattttttgggggactgatgcagcgctgcctttggcaatttctggctctgctatagcgctttttttgagggggcgtgtcggctgccccttcatctggcggtcaacctgcgccgccgggacgcagcgccgccgggaccgcctggaggacgttgctcgcaacgggaccactcgggacaccgcatggtcgggtaagtgatgccgggggatgggtaagggacacttagcagagcggtgtgtgtcccgatccccgtgatcgggacttacacaccgcgctgctaaatattctgatagcgaaacgctgctattagctagtcagagttgaccagctgatagcagcgatcgctggggggggggggtgggggatgaaaccccccgtggtcgcatggtaagatggctggctatcagtgatagccaccatcttaccgggcgctgcgggatgccgcgagtagcggcaaaaatgttcatgacgtacctgtatgtcatgggtcgggaacaccttgccacccatgacgtacaggtatgtcataggtcgggaaggggttaatggtatagagaactgtgtctagtgcattaactctgattttttgcccattgaaaccagtaggcccattgtggtctatggggaaagctgctgagttgcccatagcaaccaatcagatcgcttctttcatttttgaaaaagtctctgaaaaatgaaggaagtaatctgattggttgctatgggcaactcagaaacttttccaggaaaatatgctgagttgcccatagcaaccaatcagatcgcttctttcattttgcaaaggcattgtgaaaaatgaaagaagcaatctggttgctatgggcaactgcacaactcttcctctacactggtcttaatgaatctcccccatagagggagatttatcaaaacctgcccagaggaaaagtttctgagttgcccatagcaaccaatcagatcgcttctttcatttttgaaaaagcctctgaaaaatgaaggatatttttgagattttggaagctgggatactcactacacccatgcatatctagataattaagtatggggggaacttaaatttattttttaaatcacatggagttttgactttacttcattatggtcgaataaagcacttaaagagttccttaaaattaaagattcactcttttggatgaaaaggggcttatttatgtaaatcaattatacgctttaggtcaaataaagtcgtttgaagagatagcccataagtgtgtggggggaagacaatcacaaacattgttttttacaaataagtaacacagatcataaagcaataaaaggagagattggagatttcagggattctatatataagaaaagtttaattagactatttccttatgcaaagttgctgtctgggcatgctgggagttgtggttctgcagcggttgggggttcacagcttgaagaccactgctatagagggtgcaaatgtatctgagccctggaactcaaataatgtgaaatatgagatgatcaaaatggagcccctgcactaattacttgggttctgaggtctgtaaggtccatagtaaaaacatcaggttctgtctatagcagatactaaatcatggcagctcaaagaaacaagcagtcattctgacatgtcacatgtgatgtcatagacagctggaggcctgacatcccactgacagccgcccgagccttcagtctgttccagtgcgattagtgagaatagtgagattagcgtcttctttttctacttgtctgaaatggagctaaaaggactggggttcgtccccctcctgttggcgttttggtgtgcggcctggcttgccaccagctacatcatgacggtcgtcctcggccatgcagcctcgccactgatgagcatcaggtaagataaacaagcaaatgattcttatttcatgggttgggagtgaggaaatatccataataacattggtttcttttccttcacagtgacgtgggaaatgtctttcccgaaagcatattattcagaattggattcatagggacgtccattggcactttggtactaacctttcttatttataagtatatggttatgcatactgaagagttcaggggtcatcaggtcctgatccagaggatcctgctggccattgtgtgggcctcctgtttttccacagctgttatgcatgtattgtcccccgaagaatatcccaggatacactttgtcagcacgataatttccattacatgtgaagccttatactaccttgggcagtccatccagatgtataaattaccaggagcaaaaaaagtcatccaccatagtagatgcacctgctgtggcctgacttttgtctgtgtagttttctattttggatatgaaacattaaaggaattattccataatgatgaagactgggacgagatccgtgaaatccccatcataatcatcgagtgggtgatgcttctactgatcctgataaacatcgtgacctattattccaccatgcagaggttattgttgaccgtctccagaaacagctgcacactctctcttagagtaaaaattgatgacttcggggtgtagaccaccacgggggccatcaagtggacttctgggagagatactgcacaggacacggaaaacatctaaagaagaataactgggggactacatatggtgccagtaatcatgacacaataatatgagctggtgatattacctatacaaaaaaaaaaaaaaaaaaaaattataaaaaaatattggtgtgtgaagtgtaatacctagttagaaaaacagaatcaaattcatcattataacccccctctgcattaccctgtttattatttttcaagcaagcactttgttctaattcgtccactctctggcgtgctccttgtataaggggtttgggataccctttttgtttaaaacgatcctccaggttctctagttgttgtaggtatttttgtgtggaagaacaattccttcggattcttttcatttgaccgaatggaatgttcttcttccattatttaagatggcaactgttaaagtcgaggtatctgtttgcattcacctccttaaaatagttggcagtatgcgaacagccatcctgaatatagatatttaaatccaggaactcacattttttgggggactgatgcagcgctgcctttggcaatttctggctctgctatagcgctttttttgagggggcgtgtcggctgccccttcatctggcggtcaacctgcgccgccgggacgcagcgccgccgggaccgcctggaggacgtcgctcgcaacgggaccactcgggacaccgcatggtcgggtaagtgatgccgggggatgggtaagggacacttagcagagcggtgtgtgtcccgatccccgtgatcgggacttacacaccgcgctgctaaatattctgatagcgaaacgctgctattagctagtcagagttgaccagctgatagcagcgatcgctgggggggggggggggggatgaaaccccccgtggtcgcatggtaagatggctggctatcagtgatagccaccatcttaccgggcgctgcgggatgccgcgagtagcggcaaaaatgttcatgacgtacctgtatgtcatgggtcgggaacaccttgccacccatgacgtacaggtatgtcataggtcgggaaggggttaatggtatagagaactgtgtctagtgcattaactctgattttttgcccattgaaaccagtaggcccattgtggtctatggggaaagctgctgagttgcccatagcaaccaatcagatcgcttctttcatttttgaaaaagtctctgaaaaatgaaggaagtaatctgattggttgctatgggcaactcagaaacttttccaggaaaatatgctgagttgcccatagcaaccaatcagatcgcttctttcattttgcaaaggcattgtgaaaaatgaaagaagcaatctggttgctatgggcaactgcacaactcttcctctacactggtcttaatgaatctcccccatagagggagatttatcaaaacctgcccagaggaaaagtttctgagttgcccatagcaaccaatcagatcgcttctttcatttttgaaaaagcctctgaaaaatgaaggatatttttgagattttggaagctgggatactcactacacccatgcatatctagataattaagtatggggggaacttaaatttattttttaaatcacatggagttttgactttacttcattatggtcgaataaagcacttaaagagttccttaaaattaaagattcactcttttggatgaaaaggggcttatttatgtaaatcaattatacgctttaggtcaaataaagtcgtttgaagagatagcccataagtgtgtggggggaagacaatcacaaacattgttttttacaaataagtaacacagatcataaagcaataaaaggagagattggagatttcagggattctatatataagaaaagtttaattagactatttccttatgcaaagttgctgtctgggcatgctgggagttgtggttctgcagcggttgggggttcacagcttgaagaccactgctatagagggtgcaaatgtatctgagccctggaactcaaataatgtgaaatatgagatgatcaaaatggagcccctgcactaattacttgggttctgaggtctgtaaggtccatagtaaaaacatcaggttctgtctatagcagatactaaatcatggcagctcaaagaaacaagcagtcattctgacatgtcacatgtgatgtcatagacagctggaggcctgacatcccactgacagccgcccgagccttcagtctgttccagtgcgattagtgagaatagtgagattagcgtcttctttttctacttgtctgaaatggagctaaaaggactggggttcgtccccctcctgttggcgttttggtgtgcggcctggcttgccaccagctacatcatgacggtcgtcctcggccatgcagcctcgccactgatgagcatcaggtaagataaacaagcaaatgattcttatttcatgggttgggagtgaggaaatatccataataacattggtttcttttccttcacagtgacgtgggaaatgtctttcccgaaagcatattattcagaattggatttatagggacgtccattggcactttggtactaacctttcttatttataagtatatggttatgcatactgaagagttcaggggtcatcaggtcctgatccagaggatcctgctggccattgtgtgggcctcctgtttttccacagctgttatgcatgtattgtcccccgaagaatatcccaggatacactttgtcagcacgataatttccattacatgtgaagccttatactaccttgggcagtccatccagatgtataaattaccaggagcaaaaaaagtcatccaccatagtagatgcacctgctgtggcctgacttttgtctgtgtagttttctattttggatatgaaacattaaaggaattattccataatgatgaagactgggacgagatccgtgaaatccccatcataatcatcgagtgggtgatgcttctactgatcctgataaacatcgtgacctattattccaccatgcagaggttattgttgaccgtctccagaaacagctgcacactctctcttagagtaaaaattgatgacttcggggtgtagaccaccacgggggccatcaagtggacttctgggagagatactgcacaggacacggaaaacatctaaagaagaataactgggggactacatatggtgccagtaatcatgacacaataatatgagctggtgatattacctatacaaaaaaaaaaaaaaaaaaaattataaaaaaatattggtgtgtgaagtgtaatacctagttagaaaaacagaatcaaattcatcattataacccccctctgcattaccctgtttattatttttcaagcaagcactttgttctaattcgtccactctctggcgtgctccttgtataaggggtttgggataccctttttgtttaaaacgatcctccaggttctctagttgttgtaggtatttttgtgtggaagaacaattccttcggattcttttcatttgaccgaatggaatgttcttcttccattatttaagatggcaactgttaaagtcgaggtatctgtttgcattcacctccttaaaatagttggcagtatgcgaacagccatcctgaatatagatatttaaatccaggaactcacattttttgggggactgatgcagcgctgcctttggcaatttctggctctgctatagcgctttttttgagggggcgtgtcggctgccccttcatctggcggtcaacctgcgccgccgggacgcagcgccgccgggaccgcctggaggacgtcgctcgcaacgggaccactcgggacaccgcatggtcgggtaagtgatgccgggggatgggtaagggacacttagcagagcggtgtgtgtcccgatccccgtgatcgggacttacacaccgcgctgctaaatattctgatagcgaaacgctgctattagctagtcagagttgaccagctgatagcagcgatcgctggggggggggggtgggggatgaaaccccccgtggtcgcatggtaagatggctggctatcagtgatagccaccatcttaccgggcgctgcgggatgccgcgagtagcggcaaaaatgttcatgacgtacctgtatgtcatgggtcgggaacaccttgccacccatgacgtacaggtatgtcataggtcgggaaggggttaatggtatagagaactgtgtctagtgcattaactctgattttttgcccattgaaaccagtaggcccattgtggtctatggggaaagctgctgagttgcccatagcaaccaatcagatcgcttctttcatttttgaaaaagtctctgaaaaatgaaggaagtaatctgattggttgctatgggcaactcagaaacttttccaggaaaatatgctgagttgcccatagcaaccaatcagatcgcttctttcattttgcaaaggcattgtgaaaaatgaaagaagcaatctggttgctatgggcaactgcacaactcttcctctacactggtcttaatgaatctcccccatagagggagatttatcaaaacctgcccagaggaaaagtttctgagttgcccatagcaaccaatcagatcgcttctttcatttttgaaaaagcctctgaaaaatgaaggatatttttgagattttggaagctgggatactcactacacccatgcatatctagataattaagtatggggggaacttaaatttattttttaaatcacatggagttttgactttacttcattatggtcgaataaagcacttaaagagttccttaaaattaaagattcactcttttggatgaaaaggggcttatttatgtaaatcaattatacgctttaggtcaaataaagtcgtttgaagagatagcccataagtgtgtggggggaagacaatcacaaacattgttttttacaaataagtaacacagatcataaagcaataaaaggagagattggagatttcagggattctatatataagaaaagtttaattagactatttccttatgcaaagttgctgtctgggcatgctgggagttgtggttctgcagcggttgggggttcacagcttgaagaccactgctatagagggtgcaaatgtatctgagccctggaactcaaataatgtgaaatatgagatgatcaaaatggagcccctgcactaattacttgggttctgaggtctgtaaggtccatagtaaaaacatcaggttctgtctatagcagatactaaatcatggcagctcaaagaaacaagcagtcattctgacatgtcacatgtgatgtcatagacagctggaggcctgacatcccactgacagccgcccgagccttcagtctgttccagtgcgattagtgagaatagtgagattagcgtcttctttttctacttgtctgaaatggagctaaaaggactggggttcgtccccctcctgttggcgttttggtgtgcggcctggcttgccaccagctacatcatgacggtcgtcctcggccatgcagcctcgccactgatgagcatcaggtaagataaacaagcaaatgattcttatttcatgggttgggagtgaggaaatatccataataacattggtttcttttccttcacagtgacgtgggaaatgtctttcccgaaagcatattattcagaattggattcatagggacgtccattggcactttggtactaacctttcttatttataagtatatggttatgcatactgaagagttcaggggtcatcaggtcctgatccagaggatcctgctggccattgtgtgggcctcctgtttttccacagctgttatgcatgtattgtcccccgaagaatatcccaggatacactttgtcagcacgataatttccattacatgtgaagccttatactaccttgggcagtccatccagatgtataaattaccaggagcaaaaaaagtcatccaccatagtagatgcacctgctgtggcctgacttttgtctgtgtagttttctattttggatatgaaacattaaaggaattattccataatgatgaagactgggacgagatccgtgaaatccccatcataatcatcgagtgggtgatgcttctactgatcctgataaacatcgtgacctattattccaccatgcagaggttattgttgaccgtctccagaaacagctgcacactctctcttagagtaaaaattgatgacttcggggtgtagaccaccacgggggccatcaagtggacttctgggagagatactgcacaggacacggaaaacatctaaagaagaataactgggggactacatatggtgccagtaatcatgacacaataatatgagctggtgatattacctatacaaaaaaaaaaaaaaaaaaattataaaaaaatattggtgtgtgaagtgtaatacctagttagaaaaacagaatcaaattcatcattataacccccctctgcattaccctgtttattatttttcaagcaagcactttgttctaattcgtccactctctggcgtgctccttgtataaggggtttgggataccctttttgtttaaaacgatcctccaggttctctagttgttgtaggtatttttgtgtggaagaacaattccttcggattcttttcatttgaccgaatggaatgttcttcttccattatttaagatggcaactgttaaagtcgaggtatctgtttgcattcacctccttaaaatagttggcagtatgcgaacagccatcctgaatatagatatttaaatccaggaactcacattttttgggggactgatgcagcgctgcctttggcaatttctggctctgctatagcgctttttttgagggggcgtgtcggctgccccttcatctggcggtcaacctgcgccgccgggacgcagcgccgccgggaccgcctggaggacgtcgctcgcaacgagaccactcgggacaccgcatggtcgggtaagtgatgccgggggatgggtaagggacacttagcagagcggtgtgtgtcccgatccccgtgatcgggacttacacaccgcgctgctaaatattctgatagcgaaacgctgctattagctagtcagagttgaccagctgatagcagcgatcgctggggggggggtgggggatgaaaccccccgtggtcgcatggtaagatggctggctatcagtgatagccaccatcttaccgggcgctgcgggatgccgcgagtagcggcaaaaatgttcatgacgtacctgtatgtcatgggtcgggaacaccttgccacccatgacgtacaggtatgtcataggtcgggaaggggttaatggtatagagaactgtgtctagtgcattaactctgattttttgcccattgaaaccagtaggcccattgtggtctatggggaaagctgctgagttgcccatagcaaccaatcagatcgcttctttcatttttgaaaaagtctctgaaaaatgaaggaagtaatctgattggttgctatgggcaactcagaaacttttccaggaaaatatgctgagttgcccatagcaaccaatcagatcgcttctttcattttgcaaaggcattgtgaaaaatgaaagaagcaatctggttgctatgggcaactgcacaactcttcctctacactggtcttaatgaatctcccccatagagggagatttatcaaaacctgcccagaggaaaagtttctgagttgcccatagcaaccaatcagatcgcttctttcatttttgaaaaagcctctgaaaaatgaaggatatttttgagattttggaagctgggatactcactacacccatgcatatctagataattaagtatggggggaacttaaatttattttttaaatcacatggagttttgactttacttcattatggtcgaataaagcacttaaagagttccttaaaattaaagattcactcttttggatgaaaaggggcttatttatgtaaatcaattatacgctttaggtcaaataaagtcgtttgaagagatagcccataagtgtgtggggggaagacaatcacaaacattgttttttacaaataagtaacacagatcataaagcaataaaaggagagattggagatttcagggattctatatataagaaaagtttaattagactatttccttatgcaaagttgctgtctgggcatgctgggagttgtggttctgcagcggttgggggttcacagcttgaagaccactgctatagagggtgcaaatgtatctgagccctggaactcaaataatgtgaaatatgagatgatcaaaatggagcccctgcactaattacttgggttctgaggtctgtaaggtccatagtaaaaacatcaggttctgtctatagcagatactaaatcatggcagctcaaagaaacaagcagtcattctgacatgtcacatgtgatgtcatagacagctggaggcctgacatcccactgacagccgcccgagccttcagtctgttccagtgcgattagtgagaatagtgagattagcgtcttctttttctacttgtctgaaatggagctaaaaggactggggttcgtccccctcctgttggcgttttggtgtgcggcctggcttgccaccagctacatcatggcggtcgtcctcggccatgcagcctcgccactgatgagcatcaggtaagataaacaagcaaatgattcttatttcatgggttgggagtgaggaaatatccataataacattggtttcttttccttcacagtgacgtgggaaatgtctttcccgaaagcatattattcagaattggatttatagggacgtccattggcactttggtactaacctttcttatttataagtatatggttatgcatactgaagagttcaggggtcatcaggtcctgatccagaggatcctgctggccattgtgtgggcctcctgtttttccacagctgttatgcatgtattgtcccccgaagaatatcccaggatacactttgtcagcacgataatttccattacatgtgaagccttatactaccttgggcagtccatccagatgtataaattaccaggagcaaaaaaagtcatccaccatagtagatgcacctgctgtggcctgacttttgtctgtgtagttttctattttggatatgaaacattaaaggaattattccataatgatgaagactgggacgagatccgtgaaatccccatcataatcatcgagtgggtgatgcttctactgatcctgataaacatcgtgacctattattccaccatgcagaggttattgttgaccgtctccagaaacagctgcacactctctcttagagtaaaaattgatgacttcggggtgtagaccaccacgggggccatcaagtggacttctgggagagatactgcacaggacacggaaaacatctaaagaagaataactgggggactacatatggtgccagtaatcatgacacaataatatgagctggtgatattacctatacaaaaaaaaaaaaaaaaaaattataaaaaaatattggtgtgtgaagtgtaatacctagttagaaaaacagaatcaaattcatcattataacccccctctgcattaccctgtttattatttttcaagcaagcactttgttctaattcgtccactctctggcgtgctccttgtataaggggtttgggataccctttttgtttaaaacgatcctccaggttctc from the Hyla sarda isolate aHylSar1 unplaced genomic scaffold, aHylSar1.hap1 scaffold_1562, whole genome shotgun sequence genome contains:
- the LOC130310215 gene encoding uncharacterized protein LOC130310215 codes for the protein MELKGLGFVPLLLAFWCAAWLATSYIMTVVLGHAASPLMSISDVGNVFPESILFRIGFIGTSIGTLVLTFLIYKYMVMHTEEFRGHQVLIQRILLAIVWASCFSTAVMHVLSPEEYPRIHFVSTIISITCEALYYLGQSIQMYKLPGAKKVIHHSRCTCCGLTFVCVVFYFGYETLKELFHNDEDWDEIREIPIIIIEWVMLLLILINIVTYYSTMQRLLLTVSRNSCTLSLRVKIDDFGV